The following proteins are encoded in a genomic region of Flammeovirga pectinis:
- a CDS encoding RNA polymerase sigma factor, translating to MFQDEDLIEGCKNGDKRTQRRLYEQYSSALMSVACRYSRTEEDARDIVQESFIKIFKKIGTFRNESSLKHWMRRIVVNTAINFQRSKLYLYPMMDVNDMYDLKEEAMALSDYSFQELLNLLQRLPDGCRVIFNLYAIEGYKHKEIAEMTGVTEGTSKSQFSRARKLLKAMIEESEIERYCYAKERG from the coding sequence ATGTTTCAAGACGAAGATTTAATCGAAGGCTGTAAAAACGGCGATAAGCGAACCCAGAGAAGACTCTACGAACAATACAGTAGTGCGCTAATGTCTGTAGCTTGTAGATATTCCAGAACAGAAGAAGATGCAAGAGACATTGTACAAGAATCGTTTATTAAGATTTTTAAAAAAATTGGAACTTTTAGAAATGAATCATCTTTAAAACATTGGATGAGAAGAATTGTAGTGAATACTGCAATTAACTTTCAAAGGTCTAAATTATACTTATATCCAATGATGGATGTAAACGATATGTACGACCTTAAAGAAGAAGCAATGGCGTTGAGTGATTATAGCTTTCAAGAGTTATTAAATCTTTTACAACGTTTACCAGATGGATGTCGCGTAATCTTTAACTTATATGCTATAGAAGGGTATAAGCATAAAGAAATTGCAGAAATGACAGGTGTTACAGAAGGGACTTCTAAATCTCAATTTTCGAGAGCAAGGAAATTACTTAAGGCTATGATTGAAGAATCTGAAATTGAAAGATATTGTTATGCAAAAGAAAGAGGATAA
- a CDS encoding BamA/TamA family outer membrane protein gives MNKIFNHIENKKSRVVVITTLLLLFTSSLLFGQENYTLEWELVDNVHHSIRKQFQPNSFKDSLELQLAVKNKVIQFSEVGYLLTSVDTIIIKENTYKYVIFIGPKLDVMTVDTKAVNMQVLKGRYWKGSGINKEIKTTELSKAKDQIIRYYEDRGYPFASTWIDSISFNNNNKLQGVLKVNLGDPVVFDTLIVKKTAPLGVHKKFFEAYLGLKKGEIFRQRNVDRAEVILKETPYLKLKKSPKVVFEYGKAMVEMPIEKRKASRADGMLGFAPNSDEEGGLLLTGQVLLDLRNPFGTGKRFYIDWKKPDNDSQWFNARYEHPRIFRSRFDFGYTINLQKQDSTFLMVNNGIDFSRKVSIRGEVKLGANWESSRLLREISEQEADTLNDTKTTTYSVGYKWQNLDDPLAPRRGVRWRGTLSGGQRTIIFNPSYNQDIYDGIQPNSAIIKWQFDAEYYFGMTKWLDGYFKLDAAQMIGDHFYKNELYRIGGFRSLRGFNEGELYVDRYAVLTAEPRINIGGTSFIFLFADIAITGDGNVIDLPLGIGAGVNIETRSGDFSIAYALGRTDEIALNMDLAKIHFGFIGKF, from the coding sequence TTGAATAAAATTTTTAATCATATAGAAAATAAAAAGAGTAGAGTAGTGGTAATAACTACTCTACTTTTACTTTTTACAAGCAGTTTATTGTTTGGACAAGAGAACTATACCTTAGAATGGGAGTTAGTAGATAATGTTCATCATTCTATTCGTAAACAATTTCAACCCAATTCATTTAAAGATTCCTTAGAGTTACAATTAGCTGTAAAAAACAAAGTAATTCAATTTTCAGAAGTTGGTTACTTACTTACTTCTGTTGATACTATAATTATAAAAGAGAATACTTATAAGTATGTAATATTTATAGGACCAAAGCTTGATGTAATGACTGTTGATACAAAAGCAGTGAACATGCAAGTATTAAAGGGAAGGTATTGGAAAGGAAGCGGAATAAATAAAGAAATTAAAACTACTGAACTATCAAAAGCAAAAGATCAAATAATTAGGTATTATGAGGATAGAGGCTATCCTTTTGCTTCTACTTGGATTGATTCAATATCCTTTAACAACAATAATAAATTACAAGGAGTTCTTAAAGTTAACTTAGGTGACCCTGTAGTATTTGATACATTGATTGTGAAAAAGACAGCGCCTTTAGGTGTCCATAAGAAGTTTTTTGAGGCATATTTAGGTTTAAAAAAAGGAGAAATATTTAGACAAAGAAATGTTGATAGAGCTGAAGTTATTTTAAAGGAAACTCCTTATTTAAAGCTTAAAAAATCGCCAAAAGTAGTATTTGAATATGGTAAAGCAATGGTAGAAATGCCAATTGAGAAACGAAAAGCAAGTAGAGCTGATGGCATGTTAGGTTTTGCTCCAAATTCTGATGAAGAAGGAGGCTTACTTCTAACCGGACAAGTACTTTTAGATTTAAGAAACCCATTTGGAACAGGAAAAAGATTTTATATTGATTGGAAAAAACCTGATAATGATTCGCAATGGTTTAATGCAAGATATGAGCATCCAAGAATATTTAGATCTCGATTTGATTTTGGGTATACTATAAACTTGCAGAAACAAGATTCTACATTTTTAATGGTAAATAATGGAATTGACTTTAGCAGAAAAGTATCAATAAGAGGAGAAGTCAAATTAGGTGCTAATTGGGAGTCTAGTAGATTACTTAGAGAAATATCAGAACAAGAAGCAGATACTTTAAACGATACAAAAACAACTACCTATTCTGTAGGATATAAATGGCAAAATTTAGATGATCCTTTAGCCCCAAGAAGAGGTGTTCGTTGGAGAGGTACATTAAGTGGAGGACAAAGAACTATTATTTTTAATCCATCCTATAATCAAGATATTTACGATGGAATACAACCTAATTCAGCTATTATTAAATGGCAATTTGATGCAGAATATTATTTTGGAATGACAAAGTGGTTAGATGGTTACTTTAAATTAGATGCCGCCCAAATGATTGGAGATCATTTTTATAAGAATGAACTATATAGAATAGGTGGCTTTAGAAGTTTAAGGGGTTTTAATGAAGGAGAACTTTATGTAGACCGATACGCTGTTCTTACCGCAGAACCTAGAATAAACATTGGAGGGACATCTTTCATTTTCTTATTTGCAGATATTGCAATTACTGGAGATGGAAATGTTATTGATTTACCTCTAGGAATTGGTGCTGGAGTAAATATAGAAACACGTTCTGGTGACTTTTCTATAGCGTATGCACTTGGACGAACAGATGAAATTGCTCTTAACATGGATTTAGCTAAAATACATTTTGGCTTTATTGGTAAATTTTAG
- a CDS encoding OB-fold-containig protein — MELLEDSLKLINLPYTFLLFLCLLYWLNVFVGFITPDFIDLQFEGDTDIDLDIDDVSFSASVWASSAQFLYLGTVPIMIITTVLSTLMWVFSVLGNHYLGNESVIYALVAFVPILLISIFLTRFVAYPFSILFKKLNEQEDRTIIGKVSKVILSTTHNRKGQASVLVGKAEQKIYIKSSNNENISKGEEALILEYDNSEKCYLVQPITL; from the coding sequence ATGGAATTACTGGAAGACTCTCTGAAACTAATCAACTTACCGTATACTTTTCTTCTTTTTTTATGCTTACTATACTGGTTAAATGTATTTGTAGGTTTTATAACTCCAGACTTTATTGATTTACAATTTGAAGGTGATACAGATATCGATTTAGATATTGATGATGTTAGTTTTAGTGCATCTGTTTGGGCATCGTCAGCACAATTCTTATATCTAGGAACTGTTCCGATAATGATTATAACTACTGTATTATCTACTTTAATGTGGGTGTTTTCTGTGTTAGGAAATCATTATTTAGGTAATGAATCAGTTATATATGCTTTAGTAGCATTTGTTCCTATTTTATTGATATCAATATTTTTAACTCGATTTGTAGCTTATCCTTTTTCAATTTTATTTAAAAAATTAAATGAGCAAGAGGATAGAACTATAATCGGGAAAGTTAGTAAAGTAATTCTATCAACAACCCACAATAGAAAAGGACAAGCTTCTGTATTAGTAGGAAAAGCAGAACAAAAAATTTATATAAAATCTTCTAACAACGAAAATATCTCTAAAGGAGAAGAAGCGTTAATTTTGGAATATGATAATTCCGAAAAATGTTACTTGGTTCAACCAATAACTTTATAA
- a CDS encoding nucleoside deaminase produces MSNKISKEHYKFMQVALAEAQKAFDEDEIPVGAIVVANGKVIGKGYNQTEKLNDPTAHAEMLAITAATNYLGSRHLSDCTLYVTLEPCAMCAGAIFWAQVGEIVYGAADDKRGFRAYSDKLAHPRSKYITGILEEECHDLLMSFFKRLREKRKK; encoded by the coding sequence ATGTCTAATAAAATTTCAAAAGAGCATTATAAGTTTATGCAGGTAGCTTTAGCAGAAGCCCAGAAAGCATTTGATGAAGATGAAATTCCAGTTGGGGCTATAGTAGTAGCAAATGGGAAAGTTATAGGTAAAGGCTATAATCAAACCGAAAAATTAAACGACCCTACAGCTCATGCAGAAATGTTGGCAATTACTGCAGCAACAAATTATTTAGGATCAAGACATTTATCTGATTGTACTTTATATGTAACATTAGAACCTTGTGCAATGTGTGCAGGTGCAATTTTTTGGGCCCAAGTAGGAGAAATAGTTTATGGTGCGGCAGATGATAAGAGAGGATTTAGAGCTTATTCTGATAAATTAGCACACCCAAGATCAAAATATATAACAGGAATCCTAGAAGAAGAGTGTCATGATTTATTGATGAGTTTCTTTAAACGATTAAGAGAGAAAAGAAAAAAGTAA
- a CDS encoding RNA polymerase sigma factor has product MKQYILSDQELISQYLNGSEIAFEQLLNKYKNKLFTSILLIVKDEYVAEDLLQDTFIKAIKMIRAGKYNEEGKFMPWISRIAHNMAIDYFRKQKRYPTIVMEDGSSVFDTLEFSEHSFEDKKIEKETQDNVRNLVDRLPDTQREVLVMRHYMQMSFQEIADSTGVSINTALGRMRYALINLRKMMEQQSENSTNAVRQKTSTQRISS; this is encoded by the coding sequence ATGAAACAATATATACTATCTGACCAAGAATTAATATCTCAATACCTTAACGGTAGCGAAATTGCTTTTGAACAACTATTGAATAAATATAAAAACAAGCTATTTACTAGTATTTTACTTATTGTAAAAGACGAATATGTAGCTGAAGATTTATTGCAAGATACATTTATTAAAGCAATAAAAATGATCAGAGCAGGTAAGTATAATGAGGAAGGCAAATTTATGCCTTGGATTTCTCGCATAGCACATAATATGGCTATTGATTACTTCCGTAAGCAAAAGCGTTATCCTACTATAGTTATGGAAGACGGTAGTAGTGTTTTTGATACTCTAGAATTTTCTGAACATTCTTTTGAAGATAAGAAAATTGAAAAAGAGACTCAAGATAACGTAAGAAATTTGGTAGATCGTTTACCAGATACTCAAAGAGAAGTATTAGTAATGCGTCATTATATGCAAATGAGTTTCCAAGAAATTGCTGATTCTACAGGTGTTAGTATTAATACAGCACTCGGTAGAATGCGTTATGCCCTCATCAATCTTCGCAAAATGATGGAGCAACAAAGCGAAAATTCTACTAATGCAGTTAGACAAAAAACATCCACGCAAAGAATCTCTTCTTAA
- a CDS encoding tetratricopeptide repeat protein, producing MEKVIIEQVEKLLDQDKFDQLEEILQPLLNVHPKAKELLGLSFLKQWRNEEAEEIFEALKNEFSSNADYYYYYGASLGQQAKGANMFKLIQIAPKSKEAFEKAIELDNQHVPAYWGLLRYYGNAPAMFGGYPKGKELADSLAIFNKKEADDAYNFLKEKFGEQ from the coding sequence ATGGAAAAGGTAATAATAGAACAAGTAGAAAAATTATTAGATCAAGATAAATTTGATCAATTAGAAGAAATACTTCAACCATTGTTAAATGTACACCCTAAAGCAAAAGAACTTTTAGGACTAAGTTTTTTAAAACAATGGAGAAATGAAGAAGCGGAGGAAATATTTGAAGCATTAAAGAATGAGTTTTCAAGTAATGCTGATTATTACTATTATTATGGTGCAAGTTTAGGACAACAAGCTAAAGGAGCTAATATGTTTAAGTTAATTCAGATAGCACCAAAATCTAAAGAGGCTTTTGAAAAAGCTATTGAATTAGATAATCAACATGTTCCTGCATACTGGGGTTTACTAAGATATTATGGTAATGCTCCAGCAATGTTTGGAGGTTATCCAAAAGGTAAAGAGCTAGCAGATTCGTTAGCCATTTTTAATAAAAAAGAAGCTGACGATGCATATAATTTTTTGAAAGAGAAGTTTGGTGAGCAATAA
- a CDS encoding outer membrane beta-barrel protein — protein sequence MQKKEDNYGDFEKVWQDAFQNESVSPPADLWDSIEEDIDGFNKKKSYHTFLRSVAAMITIGLLTSFLVKYDMPRGESFANNKVTINDKKIETASVLPIHILEGTPSSKKMLVDNISKIDLVARNNELPSRRVVTDKKVINNEESSSKYVYHELGRVDREKSEVNNNLNFISSYNQNLISAGTLSGNKRKKQTYIGLEIEMQSIDPNLKVNDQLISNTTIAPVIGIEGGIKFNKGHFLALGVKFTDLVFTTNSNDNSGEIAQKILSVPVKVGYAFDKNKWSLGIHAAAITNVMLQHKATNDTLIDSSDLSTVSLTAQVGAEFNYKLSDKYSVKLGTSYGVSLTDQSTAEDISLTPKAYSISMGVKYNII from the coding sequence ATGCAAAAGAAAGAGGATAATTACGGAGATTTTGAAAAAGTGTGGCAAGATGCCTTTCAAAATGAAAGTGTTTCTCCACCTGCTGACTTATGGGATTCGATAGAAGAAGATATTGATGGATTTAATAAAAAGAAAAGCTATCATACCTTTCTACGTTCTGTTGCTGCAATGATTACTATTGGTTTACTAACAAGTTTTTTAGTAAAATATGATATGCCTAGGGGTGAATCTTTCGCTAATAATAAGGTTACTATCAATGACAAAAAAATTGAAACAGCATCAGTTTTACCAATACATATTTTAGAAGGTACACCTTCTTCAAAAAAAATGTTGGTAGATAATATCTCCAAAATTGATTTAGTAGCAAGAAATAATGAGCTACCTTCTAGAAGAGTAGTTACTGATAAAAAAGTAATTAATAATGAAGAAAGCTCATCAAAATATGTATACCATGAATTAGGTAGAGTTGATAGAGAAAAATCTGAAGTGAACAATAACTTAAATTTTATTTCGAGTTATAATCAGAATTTGATTTCTGCAGGAACCTTATCAGGAAATAAAAGAAAGAAGCAAACCTACATTGGATTAGAGATAGAAATGCAATCAATTGATCCAAATTTAAAAGTGAATGATCAATTAATTTCAAACACTACAATTGCCCCAGTTATAGGTATTGAAGGTGGTATTAAATTTAATAAAGGACATTTTTTAGCATTAGGAGTAAAATTCACTGATCTAGTTTTCACTACAAATAGTAATGATAATTCAGGAGAAATAGCTCAGAAAATATTGTCTGTACCAGTAAAGGTTGGATATGCGTTTGATAAGAACAAATGGTCTTTAGGTATACATGCAGCAGCTATAACAAATGTTATGCTACAGCATAAAGCTACAAATGATACATTAATAGATAGTAGTGATTTATCTACGGTTTCTTTAACAGCTCAGGTTGGAGCTGAGTTTAATTATAAGTTATCAGATAAATACTCTGTAAAATTAGGAACTTCTTATGGAGTATCTTTAACAGACCAGAGTACAGCTGAAGATATATCTTTAACACCTAAAGCATACTCAATAAGTATGGGTGTTAAGTATAATATTATCTAA
- a CDS encoding flotillin family protein: MDSQMLMAVMGIAAVLIFGTLGSIISFYKKVHQGKALVRTGMGGLRVITQNGGFVIPIIHKAERMDVSLKSIEISREGKQGLICQDNLRADIRVVFFIRVNNQEEDIATVAQTVGCERASDTELLFSLFEAKFSEALKTIGKRFDFIELYTSREKMKQEVIDIIGTDLNGYVLDDCAIDYLEQTKIDYLDPDNILDAEGIKKIIDLTANQKIQANLIKNEEEKKIKKQDVEKIEAVLILDKQKVEAEERQKREIETLRAREESVTETVVQEERLKAEKAKLLVDEELEIQEKNKEREVLVASKNIEKTEALENEKIDREQKLAQTEKDKFVELAIIAKEKSLEEQKRDIQDVIKERIAVQKSVVEEEERIKDTQAFSEAQRVKKVAITLAEQKAEESLMAELKAAEAAKEASKLKAEQQKIEAAADFETSNQKAAAIKTLAEAKVKEQATEGFAQAQVSEAKSLAKEKEAIAEAQFIATTSEAQATANRQLGEAEAEVLRKKMIAEAEGMEQKSKAIELEGLAEAKVLEQKALIEAQRIEAEAKAAQHMDGAILELEKFKLQLNQEKDLSLAKFEMQQELTKAQATVMAEAVKSSDIRIVGGETQVYDRIIKSISMGDAVDSFFEASSVATEVKENLLDDSDGKNIIGKVKGFIDQFGISTEDIKNLSVAGLLSKMKVMAQDDQSKTWLDSALLTAEKSGIANIAAGTLLN, encoded by the coding sequence ATGGATTCACAGATGTTAATGGCAGTGATGGGCATTGCCGCGGTTCTTATTTTTGGAACATTAGGCTCAATTATCAGTTTTTACAAAAAAGTACATCAAGGTAAAGCTCTTGTAAGAACTGGCATGGGAGGATTACGAGTTATAACTCAAAATGGAGGATTTGTAATCCCTATTATCCATAAGGCAGAAAGAATGGATGTATCTTTAAAAAGCATCGAAATCAGTAGAGAAGGTAAACAAGGACTTATATGTCAGGATAACCTCCGTGCAGATATTAGAGTAGTATTCTTTATTCGTGTAAATAACCAAGAAGAGGATATTGCAACTGTAGCACAAACAGTGGGTTGTGAAAGAGCATCAGATACAGAATTATTATTCTCACTTTTTGAAGCCAAGTTCTCTGAAGCTTTAAAAACAATTGGTAAACGTTTTGATTTTATTGAGTTGTACACTTCTCGTGAAAAAATGAAACAAGAAGTTATTGATATTATCGGAACAGATTTAAACGGGTATGTTTTAGATGATTGTGCAATTGATTATCTAGAACAAACTAAAATTGACTACTTAGATCCTGATAATATTTTAGATGCAGAAGGTATTAAAAAAATTATTGATTTAACAGCGAATCAGAAAATACAGGCTAACCTTATTAAAAATGAGGAAGAGAAAAAAATCAAGAAACAAGATGTAGAAAAGATTGAAGCTGTTCTTATTTTAGATAAACAAAAAGTAGAAGCTGAAGAAAGACAGAAAAGAGAAATTGAAACACTTCGCGCAAGAGAAGAGTCTGTAACAGAAACGGTTGTTCAAGAAGAAAGATTAAAAGCTGAAAAAGCGAAACTTCTGGTAGATGAAGAACTTGAAATTCAAGAAAAGAATAAAGAACGCGAAGTATTAGTAGCTAGTAAAAATATTGAAAAAACGGAAGCTCTAGAAAATGAAAAAATTGATAGAGAACAGAAATTAGCTCAAACTGAAAAAGATAAGTTTGTTGAACTTGCTATTATTGCAAAAGAGAAATCTTTGGAAGAACAAAAAAGAGATATTCAAGATGTAATAAAAGAACGTATAGCTGTTCAGAAATCCGTAGTAGAAGAGGAAGAAAGAATCAAAGATACGCAGGCATTTTCTGAAGCTCAACGTGTTAAAAAAGTAGCAATTACTTTGGCAGAACAGAAAGCAGAAGAAAGCTTGATGGCTGAATTAAAAGCAGCTGAAGCAGCAAAAGAAGCTTCTAAACTAAAAGCAGAACAACAGAAAATTGAAGCTGCAGCAGATTTCGAAACATCTAATCAGAAAGCAGCTGCAATTAAAACCTTAGCAGAAGCAAAAGTAAAAGAACAAGCAACAGAAGGGTTTGCACAAGCTCAGGTTTCTGAAGCTAAATCTTTAGCTAAAGAAAAAGAAGCAATAGCAGAAGCACAATTTATTGCGACAACATCAGAAGCTCAAGCAACTGCAAATAGACAGTTAGGTGAAGCAGAAGCAGAAGTATTGCGTAAGAAAATGATTGCTGAAGCGGAAGGAATGGAGCAGAAATCTAAAGCAATAGAATTAGAAGGTTTAGCAGAAGCAAAAGTACTTGAGCAAAAAGCACTTATAGAAGCACAAAGAATTGAAGCTGAAGCTAAAGCTGCACAACATATGGATGGTGCAATTTTAGAATTAGAGAAATTTAAACTTCAGTTAAATCAAGAAAAAGATTTATCGCTTGCTAAATTCGAAATGCAACAAGAATTAACTAAAGCACAAGCTACGGTTATGGCAGAGGCAGTGAAGAGTAGTGATATTCGTATTGTGGGTGGAGAAACTCAGGTGTACGATAGAATAATTAAATCAATTTCTATGGGCGATGCAGTAGATTCATTCTTTGAGGCTAGTTCTGTAGCAACAGAAGTGAAAGAGAATTTATTGGATGATTCTGATGGGAAAAATATCATTGGTAAAGTAAAAGGTTTTATAGATCAATTTGGTATTTCTACTGAAGACATTAAGAACCTTAGTGTTGCTGGATTATTAAGTAAAATGAAGGTAATGGCACAAGACGATCAATCTAAAACTTGGTTAGATAGTGCTTTATTAACTGCAGAGAAATCTGGTATTGCAAATATTGCAGCAGGAACATTATTAAACTAA